The Actinomycetota bacterium genome segment CCCGCGCACCGCGTGGACCCCTTCGAGCTCGACGTCCCCGGCGATCCGTCCTCGGCCGCGTTCGCCCTCGCGGCCGGCGTGCTGTGCGGCGCGGCGGCCGTCACCGACGTCTGCCTCAACCCCGGACGGACCGGCTTCTACGAGATGCTCGCTCGGATGGGAGCCGAGATGGACACGCTCGTCGGGCCGCCGCAGGCGGGGGAGCCGGTGGGGACGGTCAGCGTCCGGCGGTCGGAGCTGTCGGGCATCACGGTGACGTCCCAGGACGTCCCCTCCGCCGTGGACGAGCTCACGCTGCTCGCGGTCCTCGCCACCCAGGCCCAGGGCACCACCGAGGTGACCGGGGCTCAGGAGCTGCGGGTGAAGGAGTCGGACCGCATCGCGGCCATCGCCGCCGGGCTCCGCCGCATGGGGGCGACGGTGCAGGAGCGTCCAGACGGGTTCGTCGTGAGCGGGCCGGTACAGCTGTCCGGGGCCGTGGTGGACTCCTGGGAGGACCATCGGATAGCGATGGCTCTGGCCGTCGCCGGTCTCGTGGCAAACGGTGAGACGGTGATAGAGGGTTTCGAAGCCGCCTCGGTGTCCTGGCCCGGGTTCGAGGAGGTCCTGCGCACCATGGGAGCCGACGTGGAGGTGCGATGAGCTCGCGGTTGGTCGTGGCTATCGACGGGACGGCGGGGTCCGGCAAGTCGACGACCGCGCGACTGGTCGCCGTCCGGCTCGGCCTGCCCCACATCGACACGGGGGCCACCTACCGATTGGTCGCCCACGAGGCCCTTCAGCGCGGGGTCCCCCTGACCGACGGGGCGTCGCTGGCGGGCACGGCCGCGGAGGTGGCGCGCCGGTGCACGGTCGCCCAGGACGGCCACCTGCTGTTCGACGGCCGCCCGGTGGGGGAGGAGATCCGCACCCCGGAGGTGAGCGCGGCCGCGTCGAAGGTGGCCGCGCACGAGCAGGTGAGGAGGGTG includes the following:
- a CDS encoding 3-phosphoshikimate 1-carboxyvinyltransferase translates to PAHRVDPFELDVPGDPSSAAFALAAGVLCGAAAVTDVCLNPGRTGFYEMLARMGAEMDTLVGPPQAGEPVGTVSVRRSELSGITVTSQDVPSAVDELTLLAVLATQAQGTTEVTGAQELRVKESDRIAAIAAGLRRMGATVQERPDGFVVSGPVQLSGAVVDSWEDHRIAMALAVAGLVANGETVIEGFEAASVSWPGFEEVLRTMGADVEVR